One genomic segment of Desulfomicrobium sp. ZS1 includes these proteins:
- a CDS encoding sigma-54 dependent transcriptional regulator — MANILIIDDDQDFSRSFQRIIERMGHPCRIAQNIRDAFMQLKSMNCDLIFLDVNLPDGNGLAHIKQFQSFPSLPEVVILTGDGDSDGAALAIANGAWDYVGKPISLNNITLILQRTIAYRASKEQSRGPRKVKRSAIIGESPAIMGCLEVMGKTAGSKANVIITGETGTGKELFARGIHENSDTPGKLVVIDCTNLSTHLAESTLFGHTKGSFTSAHEARDGLFKLANNGTVFLDEIGELSLDLQKSLLRVLQEHKFRPIGSEKEVSSNFRVIAATNRDLRLMVEQGLFRNDLYYRLNGHQIEIPPLRARKEDILLLAEYYTEKFCRESSIAPKTLTPEFLNALHAYNWPGNVREFVNTIAVAIDNCQDEPSLYSHHLPVDVRISIAKNSFRPHPDKEQPILLESGRPHGAIPLPFSPGDDLPPLREVREIVVGQVENAYMRQLLGLCDNDVPTACERSGLSRARLYELLKKHSIRLK; from the coding sequence ATGGCCAACATCCTCATAATTGACGACGATCAGGATTTTTCCCGTTCATTCCAACGGATCATTGAACGCATGGGACACCCCTGCCGAATCGCCCAGAACATCAGGGACGCTTTTATGCAGCTCAAAAGCATGAACTGCGATCTCATCTTTCTCGACGTCAATCTACCTGACGGCAACGGACTGGCGCACATCAAACAATTCCAGTCCTTTCCCTCCCTGCCCGAGGTCGTCATCCTGACCGGCGACGGGGACTCCGACGGAGCGGCCCTGGCCATCGCCAACGGGGCCTGGGATTATGTAGGCAAACCCATCTCCCTGAACAACATCACCCTCATCCTGCAACGCACCATCGCCTACCGGGCCTCCAAGGAGCAAAGCCGTGGGCCGCGCAAGGTCAAGCGCAGCGCCATCATCGGTGAAAGTCCGGCCATCATGGGTTGCCTTGAGGTCATGGGCAAGACTGCGGGCAGTAAGGCCAACGTGATCATCACCGGCGAGACGGGCACGGGCAAAGAACTTTTCGCGCGCGGCATCCACGAAAACAGCGACACGCCCGGCAAGCTGGTGGTCATCGACTGCACCAACCTGTCCACCCATCTGGCCGAAAGCACCCTCTTCGGCCACACCAAAGGCTCCTTCACCAGTGCTCACGAAGCCCGGGACGGTTTGTTCAAACTGGCCAACAACGGCACGGTTTTCCTGGATGAAATTGGAGAACTGAGCCTCGACCTCCAAAAATCCCTGCTGCGAGTGCTGCAGGAACACAAATTCCGCCCCATCGGTTCGGAAAAGGAAGTCAGTAGCAATTTCAGGGTCATCGCCGCCACCAACCGCGACCTGCGGCTCATGGTCGAACAGGGACTTTTCCGCAACGACCTCTACTATCGCTTGAACGGGCACCAGATAGAAATTCCGCCCCTGCGCGCCCGCAAGGAGGACATTCTCCTGCTGGCCGAATATTATACGGAAAAATTCTGCCGCGAGAGCAGCATCGCGCCAAAGACGCTCACGCCCGAATTTCTTAACGCCCTCCACGCCTACAACTGGCCCGGCAATGTACGCGAATTCGTCAACACCATCGCCGTGGCCATTGATAACTGTCAGGATGAGCCTTCCCTGTACAGCCACCACCTGCCCGTGGATGTGCGCATCAGCATCGCCAAAAACTCGTTTCGCCCTCATCCGGACAAGGAGCAACCCATTCTGCTTGAGTCCGGCCGTCCTCACGGCGCCATTCCTCTGCCTTTTTCCCCAGGGGATGATCTACCTCCCCTGCGCGAGGTGCGCGAAATCGTGGTCGGCCAGGTCGAAAACGCCTACATGCGCCAATTGCTTGGACTCTGCGACAACGATGTGCCAACGGCCTGCGAGCGCTCCGGCCTTTCCAGGGCGCGCCTTTACGAACTCCTCAAAAAACATTCCATCCGCCTGAAATGA
- a CDS encoding TrkA family potassium uptake protein yields MKKVIIVGGGKVGTHLAMSLLAGGHQIHIIERHPGELKAVHEVLPAGCVVAGSGTDPAVLEATGIRDADVLAAVTGTDATNLVATSLARFEFGVPRTIARVKDPGNGWMFTPAMGVDAAVNQAGLMAQLIAEEMSLDGMTTLLKLSKGDYSLVEQTVLAHATAVGKRVVELAFPVECILVGVLRDGRLIIPHGNTVLEQGDEVIALVHKSMAQRLSWTLGG; encoded by the coding sequence ATGAAGAAGGTGATCATCGTGGGCGGGGGAAAGGTCGGAACGCACCTGGCGATGTCGCTGCTGGCCGGGGGGCACCAGATCCATATTATCGAGCGCCACCCCGGGGAGTTGAAGGCCGTGCACGAGGTGCTGCCTGCCGGGTGTGTCGTGGCCGGCAGCGGCACCGACCCGGCAGTGCTGGAGGCCACGGGCATCCGCGACGCCGACGTTTTGGCGGCGGTGACCGGCACGGACGCCACGAATTTGGTGGCTACGAGCCTCGCACGCTTTGAATTCGGGGTTCCGCGTACCATCGCCAGGGTCAAGGATCCCGGGAACGGTTGGATGTTCACTCCGGCCATGGGCGTGGACGCTGCCGTCAATCAGGCTGGACTCATGGCCCAGCTCATCGCCGAGGAGATGTCGCTGGACGGCATGACGACTCTGCTCAAGCTCTCCAAAGGTGACTATTCCCTCGTGGAACAGACTGTGCTGGCGCATGCGACGGCAGTGGGGAAGAGGGTTGTCGAGCTGGCGTTCCCGGTCGAGTGCATTCTAGTCGGCGTGCTCCGCGATGGACGACTGATCATTCCCCACGGCAACACCGTGCTTGAGCAGGGGGACGAGGTCATCGCCCTGGTGCACAAGTCCATGGCGCAGCGCCTGTCCTGGACCCTTGGCGGGTGA
- a CDS encoding ShlB/FhaC/HecB family hemolysin secretion/activation protein yields the protein MYKIISNICFVFLFFICSYCFIIDAKQCYASSELIRQQKQISREQEEQRRKLKQQHENAQERLPSRIEVDQPTPAVEGADAGGCVQIDRVVFIGATLLSDSDMVQLSEPFIRRCLNISQINEVLRATTNLYIQRGYVTTRAVVPAQDLGSGTLEIRVIEGEVESIMLNEDSATDRRRIATAFSSGIVGRPLNLRDIEQGMDQLNRLPSNNAQLRIEPGEKVGGSRIVVTDVPGKVWRFRVGLDNSGQESTGETKSSASVDTDNPLGLNDMLSLNLSADAKAVLDGSHPGSRSVSGYYTVPFGYWSVTASASLSEYYTHLEGGGARYASDGRTSTYGLDLNWVLHRGGESKTTTGVSLNIKDVDNYIENERLVAGSYDLTVFGASLGHNRRFIDGVLGLRAEFQLGLPLLGAERDSTSDESVPKHEFHKFSLTGSWVRPFDIDGHPFTFSTQGVGQWSPDTLYNSERLDLGGRYTVRGFQLESLGGDSGGYVRNEIAMSILPQARSAWFASVFNDLQVYAGYDAGFIHHDKEDEYERGVLQGAVLGLRTEGGPLETDLCVSRPLDAPSFMKNRDWEIYWSLNSNF from the coding sequence ATGTATAAAATAATATCAAATATTTGTTTTGTCTTTTTGTTTTTTATCTGTTCGTATTGTTTTATTATAGATGCAAAGCAGTGCTATGCGTCTTCTGAACTAATTCGTCAGCAAAAACAGATAAGTCGTGAACAGGAAGAACAAAGAAGAAAATTAAAGCAACAGCATGAAAATGCACAGGAAAGATTGCCGTCAAGGATTGAGGTCGATCAGCCAACGCCAGCGGTGGAGGGTGCGGACGCGGGAGGGTGTGTTCAGATCGACCGTGTTGTTTTTATTGGGGCAACACTGCTTTCCGACTCCGATATGGTCCAATTGTCCGAGCCATTCATCAGACGCTGCCTGAACATATCCCAGATCAACGAAGTGTTGCGGGCGACAACCAATCTTTACATACAGCGCGGCTATGTCACGACGCGTGCCGTTGTGCCTGCGCAGGATCTTGGCTCAGGGACGCTCGAAATCCGCGTTATTGAGGGCGAAGTAGAGAGCATTATGCTCAACGAGGATTCCGCCACGGACAGGCGGCGGATCGCCACGGCTTTTTCTTCCGGCATCGTGGGCAGGCCGCTCAATCTGCGCGACATCGAGCAGGGCATGGATCAGCTGAATCGTTTGCCCTCCAACAATGCCCAGCTACGCATAGAGCCTGGGGAAAAAGTCGGAGGCAGCCGCATCGTGGTTACGGATGTGCCGGGCAAGGTCTGGCGCTTTCGGGTCGGGCTAGACAATTCCGGCCAGGAAAGCACGGGTGAGACCAAATCATCCGCGTCCGTCGACACGGACAATCCGCTTGGTCTGAACGACATGCTGTCCCTGAACCTGAGCGCTGACGCCAAGGCCGTGCTCGACGGGTCCCATCCGGGAAGCAGAAGCGTTTCGGGATACTATACCGTACCCTTCGGGTATTGGAGCGTGACGGCCAGCGCCAGTCTTTCGGAATACTACACCCACCTGGAAGGTGGCGGTGCTCGGTATGCGAGCGACGGACGCACCTCAACCTACGGCCTGGATCTGAACTGGGTTTTGCATCGTGGCGGTGAAAGCAAGACCACCACAGGCGTTTCCTTGAACATCAAGGATGTCGACAACTACATCGAGAACGAACGGCTGGTGGCCGGCAGTTACGATCTGACCGTTTTCGGCGCATCGCTGGGTCACAATCGCCGCTTTATCGACGGAGTACTCGGCCTCAGAGCGGAATTTCAGCTCGGTCTGCCGCTTCTGGGGGCGGAAAGAGACAGCACCTCGGACGAAAGCGTTCCCAAACATGAATTCCACAAGTTTTCCCTGACAGGCAGCTGGGTGCGGCCCTTCGATATTGATGGCCATCCTTTCACATTCAGCACGCAGGGCGTGGGGCAGTGGTCGCCCGATACCCTCTACAACTCCGAGCGTCTGGATCTGGGCGGCCGGTACACGGTGCGCGGTTTCCAGCTCGAGAGTCTTGGCGGGGACAGCGGCGGATACGTGCGCAACGAGATTGCCATGTCCATTCTGCCTCAAGCCCGCTCTGCGTGGTTCGCCTCGGTATTCAACGATCTGCAGGTATACGCAGGGTATGATGCCGGTTTCATCCACCATGACAAGGAAGATGAATACGAGCGGGGCGTCCTGCAAGGCGCGGTTCTGGGTTTGCGTACCGAGGGCGGCCCCCTTGAGACCGACCTGTGCGTGTCGCGACCTTTGGACGCGCCGTCTTTCATGAAAAACAGGGATTGGGAGATCTATTGGTCGCTGAACTCTAATTTTTGA
- a CDS encoding methyltransferase domain-containing protein — translation MYKFIHVGCGNKYKDKTTKEFNTIFWSEIRLDIDKNVNPDIVGSITDMSSIESGSVEAVFSSNNIEHIYAHEVPRALSEFLRVLKPDGFLVLTCPDLQSVCALVAEDKLLEPMYVSPVGPVSPLDTLYGYGPFLSRGDLYMAHRCGFTQRVLTNHLRACGFPGVICARRGGTFHELWAVATKNHLSKTQLRQLASKHFPFSF, via the coding sequence ATGTACAAATTTATTCATGTCGGTTGCGGAAACAAGTATAAAGACAAAACAACTAAAGAATTTAATACAATATTTTGGAGTGAGATACGTTTAGATATAGACAAAAATGTAAATCCTGACATAGTAGGTTCGATAACGGATATGTCTTCTATCGAGTCAGGTTCCGTAGAAGCTGTTTTTTCTAGTAATAATATAGAACATATTTACGCGCACGAGGTTCCACGTGCGCTATCCGAATTTTTGCGTGTCCTTAAACCCGACGGTTTTCTGGTTTTGACGTGCCCGGACCTGCAAAGCGTCTGCGCTCTTGTGGCGGAAGATAAGCTTTTAGAGCCCATGTATGTTTCTCCTGTCGGGCCTGTCAGTCCATTGGATACTCTTTATGGTTACGGGCCATTTTTGAGCCGTGGCGATCTGTATATGGCACACCGGTGTGGTTTTACGCAACGCGTTTTGACAAATCATTTGCGTGCATGCGGATTTCCTGGCGTCATCTGCGCGCGTCGTGGCGGAACGTTTCACGAATTATGGGCGGTGGCGACCAAAAACCATCTGAGTAAAACGCAGTTACGGCAATTGGCCTCTAAACATTTTCCGTTTTCGTTTTGA
- a CDS encoding TrkA family potassium uptake protein, which yields MRYVIVGCGRMGVGLALALRRAGHDVVFVDDGSGAAEELEPSLCGRLVAGGCFDRDTLIRAGIEQADGLAAVTESDETNVVIARLARLVFLVPRVVAGLHEPQNAELYRRLGVQIVAPHDWAVNRIVDVLLYSESEVLASLGNGQAEIVSFPVPPLLEGRKTQYLTVFGEVHVVAVGRQGRIILPSSETAFMRDDIVYVAVLRESSERLRSILALT from the coding sequence ATGAGATACGTCATCGTCGGTTGCGGAAGGATGGGCGTGGGGCTTGCCCTGGCCCTGCGCCGTGCGGGGCACGACGTCGTTTTCGTGGACGATGGCTCTGGTGCGGCGGAGGAGCTCGAACCGTCGCTATGCGGACGGCTGGTCGCTGGCGGGTGCTTCGATCGGGATACCTTGATCCGCGCAGGCATTGAACAGGCCGACGGTTTGGCGGCCGTGACGGAAAGCGACGAGACGAACGTGGTCATCGCGCGGCTGGCCCGGCTGGTCTTTCTTGTCCCCCGGGTGGTCGCCGGACTTCATGAACCGCAAAATGCGGAACTTTACCGTCGGCTTGGCGTGCAGATTGTCGCTCCCCATGATTGGGCCGTCAACCGCATCGTCGACGTGCTCCTCTATTCGGAGTCCGAAGTCCTGGCGAGCCTGGGTAATGGCCAGGCGGAAATCGTGAGTTTTCCTGTTCCGCCGCTGCTTGAAGGCAGGAAGACACAATATTTGACGGTTTTTGGCGAGGTGCATGTCGTGGCCGTGGGCAGGCAAGGACGGATCATCCTGCCTTCGTCCGAAACGGCTTTCATGCGCGACGACATCGTTTATGTCGCCGTGCTGCGTGAATCCTCGGAGCGGTTGCGCTCCATTCTGGCCCTGACGTGA
- a CDS encoding universal stress protein codes for MKLPGFKTFLVPVNNSESARRAKRYAIALAKQCGAKVILFHAHDLISGRISPSGREMIIRKNLEEMGKIFAIFVEGCREAGVAFEIVVEQGTTSDAILKAASDHDCDMIIMGTQGHAPARKILGSLTDTVSKQSSVPVVVVGEECECSNSCGTFCQNKWRFAPAPNLQHAC; via the coding sequence ATGAAATTGCCAGGCTTCAAAACTTTTCTCGTTCCAGTTAACAACAGCGAATCCGCCCGTCGCGCCAAACGCTATGCCATCGCATTGGCGAAACAATGCGGAGCGAAGGTCATCCTTTTCCACGCTCATGACCTGATCAGTGGACGCATCAGCCCCAGCGGCCGCGAAATGATCATCCGCAAGAATCTGGAAGAGATGGGCAAGATTTTTGCCATCTTTGTCGAAGGCTGCAGAGAAGCCGGGGTGGCGTTTGAAATCGTGGTCGAGCAGGGCACGACGTCCGACGCAATCCTCAAGGCCGCCAGCGATCATGACTGCGACATGATCATCATGGGCACCCAGGGTCATGCTCCCGCGCGAAAGATTCTCGGGTCCCTGACGGACACGGTCAGCAAGCAAAGCTCCGTGCCCGTAGTCGTCGTGGGCGAGGAATGCGAATGCTCCAATTCCTGCGGAACATTTTGCCAGAACAAATGGCGTTTCGCCCCTGCCCCCAACCTGCAGCACGCCTGCTGA
- the ltrA gene encoding group II intron reverse transcriptase/maturase, giving the protein MLQTPDKIRTFQRKLYFKAKQEPAFRFYALYDKICRADILAHAYRLVRANQGSAGIDGVTFASIEATMGRAAFLAEIRELLVTHTYCASPVKRVLIPKADGSKRPLGIPIIRDRVVQMAAKLVIEPIFEADFCKHSYGFRPKKSAHMAVDAITYALNTGHTQVIDADLSKYFDTIPHDKLMLLVASRIADGQVLHLVQMWLKAPVVEEGGDGKRRNIGGGRKNRKGTPQGGVISPLLANVYLHILDRVWERNSLHRKLGALLVRYADDFVVLCKQGTDQPMQAIRVILSRLELTLNETKTHVVDAISEKFDFLGYAIRMEKSGRTGRLYAHVQPARKSIQKIKDRITALTSRSRTVLHMESVVGGVNTTLRGWVNYFHYGNCSRCLEKVRAHVEQRIRTHLCKRHGQTRYEGYHEYPNHVLYSRYGLYKVPTSAGWTKAHALK; this is encoded by the coding sequence GTGCTACAAACTCCGGATAAGATCAGGACGTTTCAGAGGAAGCTGTACTTCAAGGCCAAACAGGAACCGGCCTTTCGCTTCTACGCCTTGTACGACAAGATCTGCCGGGCGGACATCCTCGCTCATGCCTACAGACTTGTCCGGGCCAACCAGGGCAGCGCCGGCATCGACGGCGTGACCTTTGCGTCCATCGAGGCCACCATGGGAAGGGCCGCCTTTCTGGCGGAAATCAGGGAATTACTTGTCACGCATACCTATTGTGCAAGCCCGGTAAAAAGGGTGCTGATTCCCAAGGCGGACGGATCAAAGCGTCCACTGGGAATACCCATCATTCGGGACAGGGTGGTGCAAATGGCGGCGAAGCTGGTCATCGAGCCGATCTTCGAAGCGGACTTCTGCAAACACTCTTACGGGTTTCGACCCAAGAAATCAGCGCATATGGCGGTTGACGCGATTACCTACGCGCTGAACACGGGGCATACTCAAGTTATAGATGCGGATTTATCCAAGTACTTTGATACGATCCCTCACGATAAACTCATGCTGCTGGTGGCCAGTCGCATTGCGGACGGGCAGGTTTTGCATCTCGTCCAGATGTGGCTCAAGGCTCCGGTGGTGGAGGAAGGTGGGGATGGAAAACGGAGAAACATCGGCGGCGGTCGGAAGAATCGGAAGGGTACTCCGCAAGGCGGAGTAATCTCCCCGCTTTTGGCCAATGTTTACCTCCATATTCTGGATCGTGTATGGGAGAGGAACAGTCTGCACAGGAAACTTGGTGCCCTGCTGGTCAGATATGCGGATGACTTTGTTGTCCTGTGCAAGCAGGGAACGGATCAGCCGATGCAAGCGATCCGCGTTATTCTGTCCCGGCTGGAACTCACTCTGAATGAAACGAAGACCCATGTGGTTGACGCCATTTCGGAAAAGTTCGACTTTCTTGGTTACGCAATTCGCATGGAAAAAAGTGGAAGAACAGGTCGCCTGTACGCTCACGTGCAGCCTGCCAGAAAATCCATACAGAAGATTAAGGATCGAATCACAGCGCTAACATCACGATCTCGAACGGTGCTGCATATGGAGTCCGTCGTCGGAGGAGTAAACACAACCCTTCGGGGCTGGGTGAACTACTTCCACTATGGGAATTGCAGCCGGTGCCTGGAAAAAGTGCGAGCACATGTGGAGCAGCGGATACGAACACACCTGTGCAAAAGGCATGGGCAGACACGCTATGAGGGGTATCACGAATATCCCAACCACGTGCTCTACAGTCGGTATGGTCTGTACAAGGTTCCTACGTCCGCCGGATGGACGAAAGCGCATGCCTTGAAGTGA
- a CDS encoding CGGC domain-containing protein — protein MEKILIVGCKNTMDDVCIGCSRCLVAFNRRQGIFEIYEDTDAEIVGMVGCGGCPAPAIVTRLMQVKLWNAPMNEKPTVIHIAPCIAEQCPYKEEIIKKIIAKAGIRVIEGTHPYVPQDIFA, from the coding sequence ATGGAGAAGATTTTGATTGTGGGGTGCAAGAACACCATGGACGACGTGTGCATTGGCTGTTCGCGGTGCCTGGTGGCCTTCAACAGAAGGCAGGGAATCTTTGAGATCTACGAGGACACCGACGCGGAGATCGTCGGCATGGTCGGCTGCGGCGGCTGTCCGGCCCCGGCCATCGTGACCCGGCTTATGCAGGTCAAGCTCTGGAACGCGCCCATGAACGAAAAGCCCACCGTGATCCATATCGCGCCCTGCATTGCCGAGCAGTGTCCATACAAAGAAGAGATCATAAAGAAAATCATAGCCAAGGCCGGCATACGAGTCATCGAAGGCACGCATCCCTACGTACCGCAAGACATTTTCGCCTGA
- a CDS encoding c-type cytochrome produces the protein MKYVFACLLAGFLLASVAVASGDGAAELYLKSCKRCHGVDGSNAAMSRALKGMPAEEVKVALLGYKAQTYGGKKKAMMERAIKPLSDAEIEALATYIAGF, from the coding sequence ATGAAATACGTATTTGCATGTCTATTGGCCGGTTTTCTTCTCGCCTCGGTGGCCGTGGCTTCCGGTGACGGCGCTGCCGAGCTCTATCTAAAGTCGTGCAAGCGCTGTCATGGCGTTGATGGCTCCAACGCAGCCATGAGCCGGGCGCTGAAAGGAATGCCGGCAGAAGAAGTGAAGGTGGCGCTGCTCGGTTACAAGGCCCAGACCTATGGCGGAAAGAAAAAGGCTATGATGGAACGCGCGATCAAACCTCTTTCCGATGCGGAAATTGAGGCGCTGGCGACCTATATTGCCGGATTCTGA